In Lewinellaceae bacterium, the genomic stretch TCGATCCAGCTTCCGATGATCGGCTGCCAGATGGAGGTAGAAAACATTCCTACTGCACCGATGATGGACATGCCCAGGGCTCCACTCTGCGGGATCTTGGCGGCAACGAATCCGATCATATTCGGCCAGAAATAGGCAATACCCATCGCATAGATGATGGCTGCCAAATAGGCCATGCTTCCGGTCTGGGTGCTTAACAGATACACGCCGATGGTAGCCAGTACGGCAGAGCCCAGGAGGACTCCGGTGACATCCAGCCGGTGTACGGCTTCACCGCCAAAGAAACGGAATACAGCCATCAGCCCGGTAACAAGAGCCAGGATCAGCATCGGTTGTGCACCGCTCTTGGCCAGGATCAGGCCACTCCACTGCTGAGGACCGAATTCGGAAATGGCGGTCAATGACATACAGACAAACATAAAGAGGAATAGCGGAGTGATCATCGCTTTCAGGTTCTCCATCAATGGGGTAGATGCAGCCTCCGCCTTCGGGAAAGTCTGACCCCAGAACAGATACGCATACAGTAAAGTAGGGATCAGGATGATCCAGATCTGAGACTGCCAGCTCATGCCGGCAGTGGTCATGAATTGCGATACCAAACTTCCAATGACGATACCTCCCGGAAACCACATGTGGAAGCGGTTAAGCATTTTGCTCATTTTAACGCCCGAGTACATGTCTGCGATCATGGGATTGCAGGCTGCTTCCGTACATCCGTTACCCAATCCGATCAAAAAGGTAGATATCAGCAGACCGGAATAACTTCCGGAATATATGGTCATAATGATTCCAATGGCATGGGCAAAGAAGGCAAACTGCATGATCCGCTTGGGACCAACAGAGTGGTAAACCAGACCTCCAACGACCATCGAAATGGGAAATCCAAAAAACCACATCGAGTTGATGAAACCAAGTTGTTCAGCCGTCAGGTTAAGCTCTTCACCCAGCTGGGGAAGGATACCGGCACGGATACTAAACGAAAATGCAGTCGTGATCAGGGCCAGGCAAGATCCCAGGAATAGACGCATCTTGGTTTTTTCGGAAATAGTTGATTCGCTCATAAGAAGATTGTTTTTCGTTTTGTTTAATTACCTAAGGAAAAGCTTGAGGAAATTCGAATAAATATAAAAATACATGGCTATTTCTTAATTAAATAAACTTTATTTTGGTGCCCTCATGATGACATTTCACACACGATTAGAAGCCCTGTATCCACTCATCCTTTTGTTTTTGATGGCTGCTTTATGGACAGCTTGCGGAACAAGTGAGCAGTCCGGAGGGGAAGAACTTGGTTCTGAAAATGAAGTACCCACCATGGCAGATGCAGGTTGGACCCCGACACCGGAAGAGCAGGAAGCAGGGTGGATTGCATTGTTCAATGGAGAAGACTTGAACAGCTGGAAAGGTTTTGGTGTGGATACGATCCCTTCGGGCTGGGTTGCAGAACATGGCATGTTGGTTCTGCGTGCTCCCGATGAGCTCATGGGGGGAATGAGGGGCGACCTGATCTCCCGCGATACGTTCAGCAATTTTGAGTTTTCATTGGAGGCCATGTTATCGGATTCGGCCAACAGTGGAATTTTTATCCGCGTACCGGATGACGCCTCCCGTCTGATGTGGCAATGGTCTCCGGAGATGCAACTGATCGACGATGTGGTTTATAATTCGTGGCTGGGTGAGGACCAGATGATGAAACATCATTCCGGCGATTGTTACGATCTCTATGAGGCCGAACCAGGACTGGCAAGTAGTATCGGGTCGTGGAATAGTATCCGGATCCTGGCGCTGGGATCCCATATCCAATATTGGTTAAATGGACGACTTGCCGTATCTTTCGATATGGCATCGGCGGACTGGAAAAAGCGGGTAGCCCGATCGAAATTTGCTCCATTTCCGCAATTCGCAAAAACCGGGACCGGACACATCGGACTCCAGGATCATGAACACGCTATGCGCTTCAGAAATCTGATGATCAGACGTATTTCCGAATAATAAACCCAATTACCTGGGTTAAAAAACCATTAGCAGGATGAAAAGAAAAGTAAGAATGGGGATGGTAGGTGGAGGCCGGGGAGCCTTCATAGGTGCTGTTCACCGTATGGCAGCTGCTCTGGATGGGCAAATTGAATTGGTCTGCGGCGCTTTCAGCGGAGACCCGGCGAAATCAAAAGCTTCCGGGGAAGACCTGATGATTCCCGCCGACCGGGTCTATGCATCGTATGCTGAAATGATCGAAAAAGAAAAGCAACTTCCGGCCGATGTACGGATGGATTTCATTTCCATCGTGACGCCAAATCACGTGCACTTTGGTCCCGCCAAGATGGCACTGGAAAATGGATTCCACGTTGTCTGTGATAAGCCACTGGCTTTTAATATGGAGGAGGCTCTGGAGCTGGAATCGCTGGTAAAGAAGACCGGATTGCTTTTTGCATTGACCCATAATTATACCGGATATCCGATGGTCAAACAGGCCCGGGATATGATCCGTGCAGGAAAATTGGGTAAGATCCGCAAGGTGGTGGTCGAATATCCGCAGGGCTGGCTGGCTACCAAAGTGGAGGATACGGACTCAAAACAGGCATCCTGGCGTACCGACCCTAAACGCAGTGGCGTAGCAGGATGTATGGGTGACATCGGCACCCACGCCGAAAACCTGGCGGAATTTATTACGGGACTGAAGATCAAGAAACTCTGCGCCGACCTCACCGCATTTGTCGACGGACGTCTGCTGGATGATGACGGTAATGTGCTGATTCATTTCGATAATGGCGCCAAAGGCATCCTTTTTGCCAGCCAGATCTCGGTGGGAGAAGAGAATAACCTCCGCATTCGTGTTTACGGAGAGAAGGGTGGAATGGAATGGGCGCAGCAGGAACCCAATACGTTGTGGTTGAAATGGCCGGATCGTCCTGTGGAGATGATGCGCACCGGTGTGGGAACCCTGTCGGCGGCAGCACAAGCCCATACCAGGATCCCGGCCGGACACCCGGAAGGCTACCTGGAGGCATTTGCCAATATTTACCGCAACTTTGCTTATTGCCTGCAGGCAAGAATCGCCGGAGAAACGGTAGATCCGGTCTACCAGGACTTTCCGACGGCATCGGATGGCGTACGGGGCATGTTATTCATCAACCGCGTCGTTGAATCCAGCCAGGCCGGAGCGGTGTGGACGGAATTTTAGCGCGTTAATAGGTTAATGAGTTAATGAGTTAATGAATTCCAAGGTGTTCGTTTAACCTTTGACGAATCCCTGAAAAATAAAAAGAGGCTGTCGGTCATCCCGGCAGCCTCTTGATTTATTGCTCTAAGCGTTGACCATAAATGATAAAAACGCTAATTGTCCTGATCGTCATCCAAATCAAAGATCGACTTCTGGTGAGGCACGTCAAACTCGATGGTATCGCCGGCTTTTAGGGAAGCTCCGGGCTCACCCTCTTCGCCATCTTCTTCCTCGGCTTCCAGCTGTTTCACTTCGACCAGCTTGCCGCTCAACAATTTATTCCCCTGTGCTTTCCAGCCTTTGACATCGATGAACTCGTGCAGGATGATGGTTTCCTGCATCTTTTTATTTTTTTCCTTGTAGGTGCAGATCACCGTCGGTTCCGGGTCGGTCGTTGCAAAATAGAGCTGTGATGACCGGTGGTCGGAAATGAACCCAAATTTCTGATTGGCTGAAGAGGTTTCAATCTGGAACCGTTTGACAAAGGTGGTTTCTTTATCCCCATCGTAGTAGATGGCACTGATGACTTCTTCGTGATCAAACTTGCCGATGTGTACGATGTCCTTGGGTACATAGCGGTTGGTCAGTTCGAAATCGGTAAGCTGATACGAACCGTCACGTGTGATCACCAGGATCTGATCTCC encodes the following:
- a CDS encoding MFS transporter; translated protein: MSESTISEKTKMRLFLGSCLALITTAFSFSIRAGILPQLGEELNLTAEQLGFINSMWFFGFPISMVVGGLVYHSVGPKRIMQFAFFAHAIGIIMTIYSGSYSGLLISTFLIGLGNGCTEAACNPMIADMYSGVKMSKMLNRFHMWFPGGIVIGSLVSQFMTTAGMSWQSQIWIILIPTLLYAYLFWGQTFPKAEAASTPLMENLKAMITPLFLFMFVCMSLTAISEFGPQQWSGLILAKSGAQPMLILALVTGLMAVFRFFGGEAVHRLDVTGVLLGSAVLATIGVYLLSTQTGSMAYLAAIIYAMGIAYFWPNMIGFVAAKIPQSGALGMSIIGAVGMFSTSIWQPIIGSWIDSERVIAANTGLTGDELELVAGQATLGKMVFFPGVLIVLFIILYMWMRRREPAGAAG
- a CDS encoding DUF1080 domain-containing protein; its protein translation is MMTFHTRLEALYPLILLFLMAALWTACGTSEQSGGEELGSENEVPTMADAGWTPTPEEQEAGWIALFNGEDLNSWKGFGVDTIPSGWVAEHGMLVLRAPDELMGGMRGDLISRDTFSNFEFSLEAMLSDSANSGIFIRVPDDASRLMWQWSPEMQLIDDVVYNSWLGEDQMMKHHSGDCYDLYEAEPGLASSIGSWNSIRILALGSHIQYWLNGRLAVSFDMASADWKKRVARSKFAPFPQFAKTGTGHIGLQDHEHAMRFRNLMIRRISE
- a CDS encoding Gfo/Idh/MocA family oxidoreductase; the protein is MGMVGGGRGAFIGAVHRMAAALDGQIELVCGAFSGDPAKSKASGEDLMIPADRVYASYAEMIEKEKQLPADVRMDFISIVTPNHVHFGPAKMALENGFHVVCDKPLAFNMEEALELESLVKKTGLLFALTHNYTGYPMVKQARDMIRAGKLGKIRKVVVEYPQGWLATKVEDTDSKQASWRTDPKRSGVAGCMGDIGTHAENLAEFITGLKIKKLCADLTAFVDGRLLDDDGNVLIHFDNGAKGILFASQISVGEENNLRIRVYGEKGGMEWAQQEPNTLWLKWPDRPVEMMRTGVGTLSAAAQAHTRIPAGHPEGYLEAFANIYRNFAYCLQARIAGETVDPVYQDFPTASDGVRGMLFINRVVESSQAGAVWTEF